One Brassica napus cultivar Da-Ae chromosome C2, Da-Ae, whole genome shotgun sequence DNA window includes the following coding sequences:
- the LOC106379263 gene encoding polyadenylation factor subunit 2 — protein MLSLQASLCISLISFYLSLLSFVNLNSASDSNSGLCTPYPCNQPPQPPSSTGYSPYGNPPPPPPSTGYSPYGNPPPPPSPPRSRCPPVPPTGCCNQPPPSTYYSPPYPYFYTPPYPYGTLGGGESGGGQGGGGGTGAAVAHHYSSSSVTVYVLMIVVSCAFVVL, from the coding sequence ATGTTGTCTCTTCAAGCTTCTCTCTGTATCTCTCttatttccttttatttatCACTTCTCAGCTTTGTCAATCTAAACTCAGCTTCGGATTCAAACTCTGGTCTCTGCACTCCTTATCCATGTAACCAACCGCCTCAGCCGCCTTCTTCTACAGGCTACTCTCCATATGGTAATCCTCCTCCGCCACCTCCCTCTACAGGCTACTCTCCATACGGTAATCCTCCTCCACCGCCTTCACCGCCACGTTCTCGCTGCCCTCCTGTTCCTCCGACAGGCTGTTGCAACCAACCACCACCTTCTACGTATTATTCTCCTCCGTATCCTTACTTTTATACTCCTCCTTATCCTTACGGTACTCTCGGCGGAGGAGAAAGCGGTGGCGGGCAAGGAGGAGGTGGTGGAACCGGAGCAGCGGTGGCTCATCactattcttcttcttccgtgaCGGTTTATGTTTTGATGATTGTGGTATCGTGTGCTTTTGTTGTCCTCTAG
- the LOC106380882 gene encoding protein TIC 20-v, chloroplastic-like, which translates to MAISHLVSPLPSLAFFQTGNLTGRSSSLHVNPNPQFSKSRLSRERAATLVLRSKGDDSVDASDRIISAVCYFYPFFDGIQYGKFIITQYQPFQILIQPLFPAIKAFKSFPFNGFLIFIALYFVVVRNSNFSRYVRFNTMQAIVLDVLLIFPDLLERSFNPRDGFGLDVVMSLDSTVFLFLLVCLIYGFSACLFGLTPRLPIVADAADRQVL; encoded by the coding sequence ATGGCAATATCTCATCTTGTCTCTCCATTACCATCTCTCGCCTTCTTCCAAACCGGAAACTTAACCGGCCGTTCATCTTCTCTCCATGTAAACCCTAATCCCCAATTCTCAAAATCTAGACTTTCAAGGGAAAGAGCCGCCACACTCGTCCTCCGATCGAAAGGCGACGACTCCGTCGACGCATCAGATCGGATAATCTCAGCCGTCTGTTACTTCTACCCGTTCTTCGATGGGATTCAGTACGGCAAATTCATCATCACGCAATACCAACCTTTCCAGATTCTCATCCAGCCTCTGTTTCCCGCCATCAAGGCCTTCAAGAGCTTCCCTTTCAATGGCTTCCTCATCTTCATCGCTCTCTACTTCGTCGTCGTGAGAAACTCTAACTTCAGCAGGTACGTTAGGTTCAACACGATGCAGGCCATTGTGCTCGACGTGCTGTTGATTTTCCCGGATTTGCTTGAGAGGAGCTTTAATCCCAGAGATGGGTTTGGTTTGGATGTGGTGATGAGTTTGGACAGCACAGTGTTCCTCTTCTTGCTTGTCTGTTTGATCTATGGATTCTCTGCTTGCTTGTTTGGTCTGACCCCGAGGTTGCCCATTGTTGCTGATGCTGCTGATAGGCAAGTCCTTTGA
- the LOC106379864 gene encoding putative pectate lyase 21 has product MSIVCTIFLFLLTASSAFASAFPKPAPVTQWSTSETSNSTSSCSATGNPIDDCWRCDKKWKSNRKSLADCAVGFGRDSVGGRAGEFYTVTDSGDEDPLNPSPGTLRYAATQDQPLWIIFDRDMVITLKEDIQVTSYKTIDGRGNNVQIAYGPCLALYQVSNVIIHNIYIHHCVPAKRSLGGYSDGDGISIFESRDVWIDHCTLEKCHDGLIDAVGGSTDITISNNYMLNHNEVMLLGHSDEFEGDRDMRVSIAFNYFGEGLVQRMPRCRHGFFHIVNNIYREWEMYAIGGSANPTIFSQGNVFIASDNQFTKEVTKRESVDGDDEWKEWNWKSEGDEMLNGAFFTPSGNEDSPSYTKMSSMVARPASLLKTTHPSVGVLSCQIDQPC; this is encoded by the exons atgtcTATTGTATGTACAATTTTCTTGTTTCTCTTAACCGCTTCTTCCGCGTTTGCGTCTGCGTTTCCTAAACCGGCACCCGTAACGCAATGGTCAACATCAGAGACATCAAACTCAACATCTTCTTGCTCAGCAACTGGAAATCCAATCGATGACTGCTGGAGATGCGACAAGAAGTGGAAATCCAACCGCAAGAGCCTCGCGGACTGCGCGGTTGGATTCGGACGCGACTCGGTAGGCGGTAGAGCAGGGGAGTTCTACACCGTCACAGATTCAGGAGACGAGGATCCTCTAAACCCATCTCCAGGTACATTACGTTACGCCGCAACACAAGACCAACCTCTATGGATCATATTCGATAGAGACATGGTAATAACACTAAAAGAAGATATTCAAGTGACTTCATACAAAACCATAGACGGTAGAGGAAATAACGTGCAGATAGCTTATGGACCGTGTTTAGCTTTGTATCAAGTAAGTAACGTTATCATACACAATATTTACATCCACCATTGTGTACCGGCGAAACGGTCGTTGGGAGGATATTCTGATGGAGATGGGATCTCGATATTCGAGTCACGAGATGTTTGGATTGATCATTGTACGTTAGAGAAGTGTCACGATGGGCTTATTGATGCGGTGGGTGGGTCGACGGATATAACGATTTCGAATAACTACATGTTGAATCATAATGAAGTCATGCTTTTGGGTCATAGTGATGAGTTTGAAGGTGATCGAGATATGAGGGTTTCGATCGCGTTTAATTATTTTGGTGAAGGACTTGTCCAGCGAATGCCTAG GTGCAGGCATGGATTTTTTCACATTGTGAATAATATTTATAGAGAGTGGGAGATGTATGCAATTGGTGGAAGTGCTAATCCAACCATTTTTAGTCAAGGAAATGTTTTTATAGCTTCGGATAATCAGTTCACAAAGGAG GTTACAAAGCGAGAGAGTGTAGATGGAGACGATGAATGGAAGGAATGGAATTGGAAATCAGAAGGAGATGAAATGCTAAACGGTGCTTTCTTTACACCATCAGGGAACGAGGATTCTCCTAGCTATACAAAAATGTCGAGTATGGTAGCTCGGCCAGCTTCACTTCTTAAGACTACACATCCATCAGTAGGTGTTCTTAGTTGCCAAATTGACCAACCTTGTTAG
- the LOC106377851 gene encoding fasciclin-like arabinogalactan protein 1 codes for MSALTSKGYTISTLKNILSLHVLLDYFGAKKLHQIGGGSALAATLFQATGAAPGTTGFVSITMLRGGKVGFRPDGGDMSSFFVKSIKEVPYNISVIQISRILPSDIAAPAPTTAPAEMNITGIMSANGCKVFAETLLSELQKPIRCLLNPNQESVEGGMTVFCPGDDAMKGFLPKYKNLTAPKKEAFLSFLAVPTYYSMAMLKSNNGPMNTLATDGANKFELTVQNDGEKVTLTTRINTVQIVNTLIDEQPLAIYATDKVLLPKELFKALAVEAPAPAPAPEDGDVADAPIPAKGKAKGKKKKAAPLPDDSFGESHSPAEGPDGDADDESADEASAVRIVGGAKAGFVVGLLCMFASSWLI; via the exons ATGTCCGCCTTAACCTCCAAAGGCTACACCATCTCCACTCTCAAAAACATCCTCTCCCTCCACGTCCTCCTCGATTACTTCGGCGCCAAGAAACTCCACCAGATCGGCGGCGGCTCAGCTCTCGCCGCCACTCTCTTCCAAGCCACCGGAGCTGCTCCCGGAACCACAGGATTCGTCAGTATAACGATGCTGAGAGGCGGCAAGGTCGGCTTCCGTCCCGACGGCGGAGATATGTCTTCCTTCTTCGTCAAGTCAATCAAAGAAGTTCCGTACAACATCTCCGTTATACAGATCAGTAGAATATTGCCGTCGGATATTGCTGCGCCGGCTCCGACTACGGCTCCGGCGGAGATGAACATCACGGGGATCATGTCGGCTAATGGCTGTAAAGTGTTCGCCGAGACTCTTCTGTCGGAGCTTCAAAAACCTATCAGGTGcttactaaaccctaatcaa GAGAGTGTAGAAGGAGGCATGACAGTGTTCTGTCCAGGAGATGACGCAATGAAAGGATTCTTGCCCAAATACAAGAACTTGACTGCTCCAAAGAAAGAAGCTTTCCTCAGTTTCCTCGCTGTCCCGACCTATTACTCAATGGCCATGCTCAAATCCAACAATGGTCCGATGAACACACTTGCCACAGATGGAGCCAACAAGTTTGAGCTCACTGTACAGAACGATGGAGAGAAAGTTACTCTCACGACAAGGATCAACACTGTCCAGATTGTTAACACTCTGATCGACGAGCAGCCATTGGCTATCTATGCGACAGATAAGGTTTTATTGCCTAAAGAGCTGTTTAAGGCTTTGGCCGTTGAAGCTCCGGCTCCTGCCCCGGCACCAGAGGATGGCGATGTTGCGGATGCTCCTATACCGGCTAAAGGGAAAGCcaaagggaagaagaagaaggctgcACCGTTGCCTGATGATTCTTTTGGTGAGTCCCATTCACCTGCGGAAGGGCCTGATGGAGATGCGGATGATGAGAGTGCTGATGAAGCCAGTGCGGTTAGGATCGTGGGGGGAGCTAAGGCTGGTTTTGTGGTTGGCTTGCTCTGCATGTTTGCTTCTTCTTGGCTTATATAG